A window of the Streptomyces formicae genome harbors these coding sequences:
- a CDS encoding DUF6049 family protein, with the protein MAEAAEFQGMGPSPARRWLRRTAALLAGAPLLAGLLYVPAATPAHAAADQAGSRTVDVSLDSLSPSAPVKDDTLTITGTVTNQGKEAITDAQVDLRVGPRMSGRPEIDEASERTGYSPSHDAEKLGAPYKVTFPELAAGNSKNFSLSVPANKLDLGGAGVYQLGVSLSGETKSSPYDHVLGIERTFLPWQPEPAQKKTRLTYLWPLISSTHLSAETGSDEQQTPIFENDALAAELAPGGRLEELVSLGSELPVTWVIDPDLLATVDAMTRNYRIKNGTDAPVPGRNQAVAKKWLSSLEKAVQGSKVVALPFGDPDLASLAHRGKDVSGSLSQLQPATAVAETTVETILHVKPSVDFAWPVEGAIDPSIVDVATSAGAHKIIARSDSLRETGPVSYTPSAARPIGGGTTAVVADSRLSTAFYGDMTRSGNSTLAVQKFLAQTLALTLQAPDQQRNIVVAPQRMPTASQAQTMALAQEGLAGERWTQPLDLIAAAAAKPDPDATTDVPAATRYPASLRARELPVQTFQDIKSTQESLDNFKVILTSPDRVVTPFGNAISREMSTSWRGKARSAAEYRRGVQGFLDILATEVQLIQKSDVTLSGRSATIPVTVQNKLVQGVDNLVLRLTSANATRLKLDDGNVVAEQQIKIEGGHSQSVKFAAAANANGPVQVTARLYTEDGRPYGNPMTFTVKVSEITPTVMLVIAGGVLLLVLAGVRMYTQRKRAAGREPSVVADEDEASDHEGAGPEQPSDPTPDTGPESVDPSGAGEKVDR; encoded by the coding sequence GTGGCCGAGGCGGCAGAATTCCAGGGGATGGGTCCCTCGCCTGCCCGCCGGTGGCTGCGGCGCACAGCCGCCCTCCTCGCGGGCGCACCACTACTCGCCGGCCTGCTGTATGTGCCGGCGGCCACACCAGCGCACGCCGCGGCGGACCAGGCGGGCTCCCGCACCGTCGACGTGTCTCTCGACTCCCTTTCACCCAGTGCCCCTGTGAAAGACGACACGCTCACCATCACGGGGACCGTGACCAACCAGGGCAAGGAAGCGATCACCGACGCCCAGGTCGATCTTCGGGTGGGGCCCCGGATGTCCGGGCGACCGGAGATCGACGAGGCGTCCGAGCGCACCGGCTATTCACCGAGCCACGACGCCGAGAAGCTCGGCGCCCCGTACAAGGTCACGTTCCCCGAGCTGGCGGCCGGGAACAGCAAGAACTTCTCGCTGTCGGTCCCGGCGAACAAGCTCGATCTCGGCGGGGCAGGCGTGTACCAGCTCGGGGTGTCCCTCTCCGGAGAAACCAAGAGCTCGCCGTACGACCATGTGCTCGGCATTGAGCGGACCTTCCTCCCCTGGCAGCCGGAGCCCGCCCAGAAGAAGACCAGGCTCACCTACCTCTGGCCGCTGATCTCCTCGACCCATCTGTCCGCGGAGACCGGCTCGGACGAACAGCAGACACCGATCTTCGAGAACGACGCCCTGGCTGCGGAGCTCGCCCCCGGGGGCAGGCTCGAAGAGCTCGTATCGCTCGGCAGCGAGCTTCCCGTGACCTGGGTCATCGACCCGGATCTGCTGGCCACGGTCGACGCGATGACCCGGAACTACCGGATCAAGAACGGGACCGACGCCCCCGTCCCGGGCCGCAACCAGGCCGTCGCCAAGAAATGGCTGAGCTCGCTCGAGAAGGCGGTGCAGGGGAGCAAGGTCGTGGCGCTGCCGTTCGGCGATCCGGATCTTGCCTCACTCGCGCACCGTGGCAAGGACGTCTCCGGCTCCCTCAGCCAGCTCCAGCCCGCCACTGCGGTCGCCGAGACCACCGTCGAGACGATCCTCCATGTGAAGCCGTCCGTCGACTTCGCATGGCCGGTCGAGGGTGCCATCGACCCGTCGATCGTGGACGTGGCGACCTCGGCGGGAGCCCACAAGATCATCGCCCGCAGCGACAGCCTCCGGGAGACGGGCCCGGTGTCCTACACCCCGTCCGCGGCACGGCCCATCGGCGGCGGCACGACGGCCGTCGTCGCGGACAGCCGGCTGTCGACCGCCTTCTATGGAGACATGACGAGGTCGGGGAACTCGACGCTCGCGGTGCAGAAGTTCCTCGCGCAGACGCTGGCACTGACCCTGCAGGCTCCGGATCAGCAGCGGAACATCGTGGTAGCCCCGCAGCGGATGCCGACGGCATCCCAGGCGCAGACCATGGCGCTCGCCCAGGAGGGTCTTGCCGGAGAGCGCTGGACGCAGCCGCTCGACCTCATCGCCGCTGCGGCCGCCAAGCCGGATCCCGACGCCACCACCGACGTTCCCGCCGCCACCCGGTACCCGGCGAGCCTCCGAGCGCGGGAGCTGCCGGTACAGACATTCCAGGACATCAAGTCCACCCAGGAGTCCCTCGACAACTTCAAGGTCATCCTCACCTCGCCGGACCGGGTGGTGACCCCGTTCGGCAACGCGATCAGCCGGGAGATGTCCACCTCCTGGCGTGGCAAGGCGAGGTCCGCGGCCGAATACCGCAGAGGCGTGCAGGGCTTTCTGGACATCCTCGCCACCGAGGTGCAACTGATCCAGAAGTCCGACGTCACACTGTCCGGCCGCAGCGCGACGATCCCGGTGACCGTCCAGAACAAGCTGGTGCAAGGGGTCGACAACCTCGTTCTCCGGCTGACGTCGGCGAACGCCACGCGCCTCAAGCTCGACGACGGCAATGTCGTCGCCGAACAGCAGATCAAGATCGAGGGCGGACACAGCCAGTCGGTGAAGTTCGCGGCCGCGGCCAACGCCAATGGCCCGGTCCAGGTGACAGCGCGGCTCTACACCGAGGACGGCAGGCCGTACGGCAATCCGATGACCTTCACGGTCAAGGTCTCCGAGATCACCCCGACCGTGATGCTCGTGATCGCCGGTGGCGTGCTTCTGCTCGTCCTGGCAGGTGTCAGGATGTACACCCAGCGCAAGCGCGCCGCAGGCCGTGAGCCGTCCGTCGTTGCGGACGAGGACGAAGCCTCCGACCATGAGGGCGCCGGCCCTGAGCAGCCGAGTGACCCGACGCCGGACACCGGACCCGAAAGCGTGGACCCGTCGGGCGCGGGTGAGAAAGTGGACCGTTGA